From a single Miscanthus floridulus cultivar M001 chromosome 8, ASM1932011v1, whole genome shotgun sequence genomic region:
- the LOC136470401 gene encoding uncharacterized protein: MRLWSACPRLTFDAVSICKCERYELSETTQVARFIPHVNGVLQKHRSRCAVVETLEVRTDFVGGAHGLLAHHIHMWVEFAVSSSRTKNLSLDLKPETWWEHDGSCLPRKQDLYVFPFRQLLSVSDNNWGSSLQQLHLSFVSFRPPSQFKGFPNLRKLRLEVLHMAREDLEHLLSRCASKIQWLHIDRCVVDDQLTLATPLPSLLYLNVECGLVTKIDIRLVHSLNLQSANLDLLKAVFEHALISLVNSIPSVQSLTSDLRLGLKYLEVPYCS; the protein is encoded by the coding sequence ATGCGTCTGTGGTCAGCGTGCCCCAGGCTAACCTTCGATGCTGTGTCGATATGCAAATGCGAGAGGTACGAGCTGAGCGAAACCACCCAGGTGGCGAGATTCATCCCTCACGTCAACGGCGTCTTGCAGAAGCACCGTAGCCGCTGCGCCGTCGTGGAAACGCTTGAGGTCAGAACCGATTTCGTCGGCGGCGCCCACGGTCTGCTAGCTCATCACATCCACATGTGGGTGGAATTTGCCGTCTCGTCGTCGCGGACCAAGAACCTATCCCTGGATCTCAAGCCCGAAACCTGGTGGGAGCACGATGGATCTTGTCTACCCCGAAAGCAGGATCTGTACGTGTTTCCTTTCCGGCAGCTGCTTTCAGTTTCAGACAACAACTGGGGAAGCAGCCTGCAGCAGCTGCACCTTAGCTTTGTATCTTTCAGACCACCGTCGCAGTTCAAAGGCTTCCCGAATCTGAGGAAGCTTCGTCTGGAGGTGCTGCATATGGCCAGGGAGGATCTTGAGCACCTGCTGTCCCGTTGCGCCAGCAAGATCCAGTGGCTTCACATAGACAGATGCGTCGTCGACGATCAACTCACGCTGGCGACTCCACTGCCCAGTCTGCTCTACCTCAATGTTGAATGCGGCCTCGTCACCAAGATAGACATCCGTCTTGTCCATTCGTTGAACCTGCAAAGTGCAAATCTTGACTTGCTCAAGGCGGTTTTTGAGCATGCGCTCATATCCCTTGTCAATAGTATTCCAAGCGTGCAGAGCCTCACCTCCGATTTGAGGCTTGGTTTGAAATATCTAGAGGTGCCGTACTGTTCCTAA